The Gracilimonas sp. genome includes a region encoding these proteins:
- a CDS encoding DUF5676 family membrane protein, producing the protein MGKLNIKKLGIAVGATGVILYLGCALLMIVLGQQGTISFFNALLHGFDTSSIIRMDIPLWESLLGIILTFIIGWISGAIIAAIYNVSLNDSEN; encoded by the coding sequence ATGGGAAAACTAAACATCAAGAAATTAGGAATAGCGGTTGGCGCAACAGGCGTGATTCTTTATCTGGGCTGTGCCTTGTTGATGATCGTGCTTGGCCAGCAAGGAACTATTTCCTTTTTTAACGCCCTCTTACACGGTTTTGATACGTCATCAATCATTCGAATGGATATTCCTTTGTGGGAATCACTTCTTGGAATTATTCTGACCTTCATTATAGGCTGGATATCTGGGGCAATAATCGCTGCCATATATAATGTTAGTCTAAACGATTCTGAGAATTGA
- a CDS encoding SHOCT domain-containing protein gives MHDFQFFGGGWMMFFWWFLLIALVIVLARPLFKTNQQESESETPLEILKRRYANGEIDQEEFEKRKKDLM, from the coding sequence ATGCATGATTTTCAATTTTTTGGAGGTGGCTGGATGATGTTCTTCTGGTGGTTCTTACTAATTGCTTTGGTCATTGTCTTGGCAAGGCCGTTATTCAAGACAAATCAACAAGAATCTGAAAGCGAAACGCCCCTTGAGATCCTTAAGCGAAGATATGCAAATGGGGAAATTGATCAAGAAGAATTCGAGAAGAGGAAAAAGGATCTGATGTGA
- a CDS encoding copper-translocating P-type ATPase, with amino-acid sequence MNHEHHNHEDHNHNGHQNKEHNQDQEHNQDHGGHEGHSHHEHHKMMVQDFKFRFWWVLALTIPIMALSPMIQDFLGVDWRFTGDSWILAALSTVVYFFGGWPFLTGLIDELKKKQPGMMTLIGLAISIAYLYSTAVVFGFEGDLLYWELSTLVGIMLLGHWIEMRSVMSASTALEELAALIPGEAHRVHEDGSTEDVPVEELEQGDKVLIKPGEKVPADGIVVKGESSVNEAMLTGESKPVSKQKDDEVIGGSVNEKGSLTIQISKTGDDSFLSQVINLVREAQESKSRTQDLANRAAFWLTIVAITAGLITFGAWIFFTGQSFDFAMNRTVAVMVITCPHALGLAIPLVVSRSTSIAATNGFLIRNRSAFEQARNLDSIIFDKTGTLTEGTFTVTNILNFGDDHSDEEILKYAASLEKNSEHPLAKGILEKAGETWEPDEFNSITGKGIEGKVNGKSVKVVSPGYIRDQEMEYPTAEVEKVSSQGKTVVFVIIGDQLTGAIALGDQIRESSKNAIDALHKMGIECIMLTGDNQQTADYVAGELGIDQVFAEVLPDEKADKVKEVQGQGKLVAMTGDGVNDAPALAQADVGIAIGAGSDVAVETGDIVLVKDNPEDVTALIKLSKSTYTKMVQNLWWASGYNIGAIPLAAGVLFAWGIILSPAVGAILMSLSTVIVAINARLLKLEN; translated from the coding sequence ATGAACCACGAACATCACAATCACGAAGACCATAACCACAATGGTCACCAAAATAAAGAGCATAACCAAGATCAGGAACACAATCAGGATCACGGTGGGCATGAAGGGCACTCCCATCATGAGCATCACAAAATGATGGTTCAGGACTTCAAATTTCGATTTTGGTGGGTGCTTGCACTCACGATTCCGATCATGGCCCTATCACCCATGATCCAGGATTTTCTGGGTGTGGACTGGAGATTCACCGGTGACAGCTGGATTTTAGCTGCGTTATCAACCGTCGTTTACTTCTTTGGCGGATGGCCGTTTCTAACAGGACTGATAGATGAGCTGAAGAAAAAGCAACCGGGTATGATGACGCTTATCGGTCTTGCTATTTCTATCGCCTACCTCTATAGCACCGCTGTGGTCTTTGGCTTTGAAGGAGACCTGCTCTACTGGGAGCTTTCAACTTTGGTCGGGATTATGCTTTTGGGACACTGGATCGAAATGCGTTCTGTGATGAGCGCTTCGACAGCTTTGGAAGAGTTAGCTGCTTTGATACCGGGTGAAGCTCATCGTGTACATGAGGATGGATCAACGGAAGACGTCCCGGTAGAAGAATTAGAACAGGGCGACAAAGTCCTCATCAAGCCGGGTGAGAAAGTGCCAGCCGATGGGATTGTTGTTAAAGGGGAATCGAGCGTGAATGAAGCCATGCTCACCGGAGAATCCAAGCCGGTTAGTAAACAAAAAGATGATGAGGTAATTGGCGGTTCTGTAAATGAAAAAGGCTCTCTTACTATACAAATTTCTAAAACCGGGGACGATTCATTCTTATCTCAGGTTATTAACCTGGTAAGAGAAGCTCAGGAAAGTAAGTCTCGTACACAGGATTTAGCCAATCGGGCTGCTTTTTGGTTGACCATCGTTGCTATTACAGCCGGCCTGATAACCTTTGGAGCCTGGATCTTTTTTACGGGACAAAGCTTTGACTTTGCGATGAACCGAACCGTAGCGGTCATGGTGATTACCTGTCCACACGCGTTAGGTCTGGCCATTCCATTGGTGGTTTCCCGCTCAACCAGTATTGCTGCGACCAATGGATTTCTTATACGCAATCGGTCTGCTTTTGAGCAGGCAAGAAACTTGGATTCCATTATCTTCGATAAAACCGGTACGCTAACCGAAGGAACCTTTACGGTAACCAATATTCTGAATTTTGGGGATGATCACTCCGATGAAGAGATACTTAAATATGCAGCTTCGCTGGAGAAAAACTCTGAACATCCACTTGCAAAAGGAATCCTCGAAAAAGCCGGCGAAACCTGGGAGCCGGATGAGTTTAATTCCATTACCGGAAAGGGAATTGAAGGCAAGGTAAATGGAAAGTCGGTGAAAGTAGTAAGCCCCGGATATATTCGGGACCAGGAAATGGAATACCCAACAGCTGAAGTTGAAAAAGTATCATCCCAGGGAAAAACGGTGGTTTTTGTGATCATTGGAGATCAATTGACCGGAGCCATTGCTTTGGGAGATCAAATTCGAGAGTCGTCTAAGAATGCGATTGATGCATTACACAAGATGGGGATTGAGTGCATTATGCTGACGGGCGATAATCAACAAACGGCCGATTATGTAGCTGGAGAACTAGGCATTGATCAGGTGTTTGCTGAAGTACTTCCGGATGAAAAAGCCGATAAGGTGAAGGAGGTTCAGGGGCAAGGAAAACTTGTGGCCATGACCGGAGACGGCGTCAACGATGCCCCCGCTTTAGCTCAGGCTGATGTTGGAATTGCTATCGGAGCCGGGTCAGATGTGGCTGTTGAGACCGGCGATATCGTACTGGTAAAAGATAACCCTGAAGATGTGACGGCACTTATTAAGCTCTCAAAATCTACCTACACAAAAATGGTCCAAAATCTGTGGTGGGCTTCTGGATATAATATCGGTGCCATTCCTCTTGCTGCCGGCGTCCTGTTTGCTTGGGGCATTATATTAAGTCCTGCAGTGGGAGCCATTCTGATGTCGCTAAGTACCGTCATTGTAGCTATCAATGCACGGTTATTGAAGCTCGAAAATTGA
- a CDS encoding DUF2231 domain-containing protein, protein MESLLTPEWAPNIHPLIVHFPIALLVTAALANFVSLFIQEKWWDETKNTILYVAGALFAGFTYYSGTLAADSVFLPTEAQSVLSEHADWAEYLLWFFVIYALLRIAFHWFDLFEKNAFKIIAFITVLPGLFMVYETAEYGGKMVYGYGAGTGQLLQQEELAPSEVTESITVPSSFITKDNGDWTWEINSNSVSDLITNFHWVNGSLQALKPTINSSGNPLLQLQASGQANLFVTHQSYQNIQVDYFLNLDDLDGEIELIHHLQDANNYDFVSLNSDGIIRQGRIQNGETTIFEEGTYETEGLLFLRVVADETHFRGYINREMKVHGHGDAPKRGSVGLKLQGQGSVLISKIEMTQL, encoded by the coding sequence ATGGAATCTTTACTAACTCCTGAATGGGCTCCCAACATTCACCCACTGATCGTTCATTTTCCTATTGCGCTATTAGTGACGGCTGCATTGGCTAATTTTGTATCTCTTTTTATTCAAGAAAAATGGTGGGATGAAACAAAGAATACCATCCTTTATGTAGCAGGAGCACTTTTCGCCGGTTTCACCTACTATAGTGGTACATTAGCTGCAGATAGTGTCTTTTTACCTACAGAAGCTCAATCTGTTTTAAGTGAACACGCCGACTGGGCGGAGTATCTTCTATGGTTCTTTGTAATATATGCTCTATTGAGAATCGCCTTTCATTGGTTTGATCTTTTTGAAAAGAATGCCTTTAAGATCATTGCATTCATTACAGTGCTACCGGGATTATTTATGGTATATGAAACGGCTGAGTATGGCGGTAAAATGGTATATGGATATGGAGCGGGAACCGGTCAATTATTACAACAAGAAGAACTAGCCCCATCTGAAGTCACCGAAAGTATTACTGTTCCATCCTCTTTTATTACTAAAGATAATGGAGACTGGACCTGGGAGATCAACTCAAATTCAGTAAGTGACCTAATCACTAATTTTCACTGGGTGAACGGTTCTTTACAGGCATTAAAGCCAACTATAAATTCGAGTGGCAATCCGCTACTACAGCTTCAAGCTTCCGGGCAAGCGAATCTATTTGTTACCCATCAATCATATCAAAACATACAAGTTGATTACTTCCTCAACCTGGATGACTTGGATGGAGAAATAGAACTCATTCATCACCTGCAGGATGCAAATAACTATGATTTTGTTTCACTGAATTCGGATGGGATTATTCGTCAAGGCAGAATCCAAAACGGAGAAACAACCATTTTCGAAGAGGGCACCTATGAAACCGAGGGCCTGTTATTTCTACGTGTAGTGGCAGATGAGACTCACTTTCGTGGATATATTAACAGAGAGATGAAGGTTCACGGCCACGGAGATGCTCCGAAAAGAGGAAGCGTGGGGCTAAAATTACAAGGCCAAGGATCAGTGCTCATATCTAAAATTGAAATGACCCAACTCTAA
- a CDS encoding P-II family nitrogen regulator → MKLVKAYIRPMLLEEVYKALRSEGHCCITVFRGEGAGQYTDPDHAHGSLQFPAMHSKVVKIEIAAVDEDVNSIIEIIQQTASTGSRGDGIIFVMPIENMIRIRDGEEGPKVIE, encoded by the coding sequence ATGAAATTAGTAAAAGCATACATACGCCCCATGCTGCTTGAAGAAGTGTATAAAGCGCTACGTTCTGAAGGCCATTGTTGCATAACGGTTTTCAGAGGAGAAGGAGCAGGTCAATATACCGATCCTGACCATGCCCATGGCTCTTTGCAATTCCCGGCGATGCACTCCAAAGTTGTGAAAATAGAAATAGCAGCGGTAGACGAAGATGTCAATTCTATTATTGAAATCATTCAACAAACTGCTTCAACAGGTTCGCGCGGAGATGGAATTATATTTGTCATGCCTATTGAGAATATGATTAGAATCAGGGATGGTGAGGAAGGACCTAAAGTAATAGAATAA
- a CDS encoding nuclear transport factor 2 family protein, whose amino-acid sequence MESLIKIVTVLVFLSGTAIAQTNQKETNVLKALENFKTAIVENDSEAASNVMADDVLILEGSGMETKEEYLSHHFHSDGKFLKAMDREILTQKISIEGNTAWVSTVSSMKGTYSEREIDLTSLELAVLKKAGSDWKITAIHWSSR is encoded by the coding sequence ATGGAATCACTTATAAAAATAGTTACTGTTCTTGTTTTCTTATCAGGAACTGCGATTGCCCAGACAAATCAAAAAGAAACAAACGTTTTAAAAGCACTTGAAAACTTTAAAACCGCCATTGTTGAAAATGATTCTGAGGCTGCATCTAATGTTATGGCTGATGATGTCTTGATACTGGAAGGCAGCGGAATGGAAACGAAGGAAGAATATCTTTCCCATCACTTTCACTCCGATGGTAAATTTCTTAAGGCCATGGATCGTGAGATACTAACTCAAAAAATCAGCATTGAAGGGAATACAGCATGGGTAAGCACGGTTAGCTCCATGAAAGGAACATATTCCGAAAGAGAAATAGACCTGACCTCTCTCGAACTGGCTGTATTAAAAAAGGCAGGTTCGGATTGGAAAATTACTGCTATTCACTGGTCATCCCGATAA
- a CDS encoding efflux RND transporter periplasmic adaptor subunit: MKTKNILIYSGLILGGLLLGYLFFGGTSEPQTLEEHISETHTDEEGNVVYTCSMHPQIRESEPGNCPICGMELIPANDLDDSDSESLNPNAVTFSKAALALAEVETTPVKKGVPVVETRLPGKVVVNQNLVSNVTAHFPGRIRELYVDYTGDYVRKGQKLVSIYSSELITAQSELLETARFKEQNPRLYESARRKLLLWEFPEETINQIEQSGEVMEELDFFSPVSGYVSQINISREDHIQEGSMLYRIAKLSEVWIEFEAYESSVNNLKIGDKIDFTVSSIPGHTYTGEVSFIQPFLNDKSRTVEIRITVDNPRNEMKPGMFAEGVISSQSGQKQQLLVPRSAVLWTGERSIVFMDVSTAETPAFEAREVVLGKRAGNEYVIESGLEVGERVVSNGTFKVDAAAQLSDKLSMMNREPGSGANRGAHDHGAMDMNNGEMNMDDGDMNESTMDTTEDHSNHEMDKSLEALVPQYLKLREALSKDDFETAKEHVRVFSTDTFSDIEELRAEFKSISEMLISRIEEEGYEGALFKQYCPMYGGGSTWISDKKDIENPFYGTQMHNCGETVEQMN; encoded by the coding sequence ATGAAAACAAAAAACATACTTATTTACTCTGGACTTATACTGGGTGGACTCTTACTCGGCTACCTCTTTTTCGGAGGGACTTCGGAACCACAAACACTTGAAGAGCATATATCAGAAACCCACACTGATGAGGAAGGCAATGTGGTTTATACGTGCAGTATGCACCCTCAGATAAGAGAAAGCGAGCCAGGAAATTGTCCAATTTGTGGCATGGAGTTAATTCCGGCTAATGATCTTGATGACAGTGACTCAGAATCGCTCAACCCGAACGCTGTTACATTCTCGAAAGCCGCACTTGCGCTTGCTGAGGTTGAAACCACTCCGGTTAAAAAAGGAGTCCCAGTGGTTGAAACCCGGTTGCCGGGCAAAGTGGTTGTAAATCAGAACTTGGTATCGAATGTGACGGCTCACTTCCCCGGTCGTATTCGGGAGTTATATGTAGATTATACCGGTGATTACGTCCGTAAAGGGCAAAAACTGGTTTCTATTTATTCTTCGGAGTTAATTACGGCACAAAGTGAACTTTTGGAAACAGCCCGATTCAAAGAACAAAACCCTCGATTATATGAGTCTGCCCGGCGCAAGCTATTGCTTTGGGAATTTCCGGAAGAGACCATTAACCAAATCGAACAATCAGGAGAAGTGATGGAAGAGTTAGACTTTTTCTCACCGGTATCTGGCTATGTATCACAGATCAATATCTCTCGGGAAGACCATATTCAGGAAGGTTCAATGCTATACCGGATCGCGAAGCTTTCTGAGGTATGGATTGAATTTGAGGCGTATGAATCGTCAGTCAATAATTTAAAAATCGGAGATAAAATTGATTTTACGGTGAGCTCCATTCCTGGGCATACTTATACCGGCGAAGTCAGCTTTATCCAGCCTTTTTTAAATGATAAATCCCGAACAGTAGAAATACGTATTACTGTGGATAATCCGAGAAACGAGATGAAACCCGGCATGTTTGCTGAAGGAGTTATTTCTTCTCAATCAGGCCAAAAACAGCAACTTCTTGTCCCCCGAAGTGCCGTGCTATGGACCGGAGAAAGGTCCATTGTGTTTATGGATGTTTCCACAGCTGAAACTCCTGCTTTTGAAGCAAGGGAAGTTGTATTAGGCAAAAGGGCTGGTAACGAATATGTAATCGAATCTGGACTGGAAGTTGGTGAGCGTGTGGTATCAAACGGCACATTTAAAGTGGACGCTGCCGCCCAGCTTAGCGATAAACTCAGTATGATGAATAGAGAACCGGGCTCAGGAGCAAATCGCGGGGCACATGATCACGGTGCTATGGACATGAATAACGGTGAAATGAATATGGACGACGGCGATATGAATGAATCCACTATGGATACAACTGAAGATCATTCAAATCATGAAATGGATAAAAGCCTTGAGGCATTAGTACCCCAGTACTTGAAACTTCGGGAAGCACTGTCCAAAGATGATTTTGAAACGGCTAAAGAACATGTCCGAGTGTTCTCAACGGATACATTCAGTGATATTGAAGAGCTCAGAGCCGAGTTCAAATCCATTTCAGAAATGCTTATTTCACGAATTGAAGAAGAAGGATATGAAGGAGCACTGTTCAAGCAATATTGCCCTATGTACGGTGGTGGAAGCACCTGGATAAGTGACAAAAAAGATATTGAAAACCCTTTTTATGGCACTCAAATGCACAACTGTGGAGAAACCGTTGAGCAGATGAATTAA
- a CDS encoding multicopper oxidase domain-containing protein: MKRKQFLRRVGLGTGALALSPWLTSCLTFSDDELQGSFRNRLPFPGQITDPSFNLSASSAEIELPESLSLAAFQFNNSVPGPTIRHVKGQELNIQFTNNIGQESIIHWHGLIVPPEMDGHPKDAISGGAYDYEFSLNQRAGTYWYHPHPHRITGEQVYRGLAGFFIIEDDEEKALNLPSGNYEIPLVIQDRRVSDSGQIIYNPSMPERMMTGFLGDTILVNGAPSPYHEVEPGVYRLRVLNGSNARIYNVAFQDDLSFMVIGTDGGLLPEAIETNELLMAPGERADILVDFSGLKKKSIHLISKPFDVPSGGGMMGMQNMMGSSGPEQGTGFDLMEFRIDGESKQESMGLPSQLSESTFPEASSADRTRSIRLDMQMMNGHTINGRQFEMERVDERVEQGSTEIWEFINNSNVPHPMHVHAVQFKVLDRSGNRGLMPTETGWKDTVLVMPGETVRVIMSFNAPKGLYVFHCHNLEHEDNGMMANMEII, encoded by the coding sequence ATGAAAAGAAAACAATTTTTACGCAGAGTAGGTCTTGGAACGGGTGCATTAGCCCTATCACCTTGGTTAACATCCTGCCTAACTTTTTCTGACGATGAGTTGCAGGGTTCTTTTAGAAACAGATTGCCTTTTCCGGGTCAAATAACCGATCCTTCGTTTAATTTATCTGCCTCTTCTGCAGAAATAGAGCTACCAGAATCGTTAAGTCTGGCTGCTTTTCAATTTAATAATTCAGTTCCCGGTCCAACAATTCGCCATGTAAAGGGGCAGGAACTTAACATCCAGTTTACTAATAATATAGGTCAGGAAAGCATTATTCACTGGCATGGACTCATTGTTCCCCCCGAAATGGATGGACATCCCAAAGATGCAATATCAGGAGGAGCCTATGATTATGAATTCAGCCTGAATCAAAGAGCCGGCACCTATTGGTATCACCCTCATCCTCACAGAATAACTGGAGAACAGGTTTATCGCGGGTTAGCAGGTTTTTTTATTATTGAAGATGACGAAGAAAAAGCACTCAACTTACCGAGTGGTAACTACGAGATACCGCTCGTTATTCAGGATCGGAGAGTAAGTGACTCTGGGCAGATTATTTATAACCCGTCTATGCCCGAACGGATGATGACTGGGTTTTTGGGAGATACAATCTTAGTTAACGGAGCGCCATCTCCTTACCATGAAGTTGAGCCTGGTGTGTATCGCTTGAGAGTATTAAATGGCTCAAATGCCCGGATTTATAATGTAGCGTTTCAAGATGATCTTTCCTTTATGGTCATTGGCACCGATGGAGGCCTTCTACCGGAAGCTATTGAGACCAATGAATTATTAATGGCCCCAGGGGAAAGAGCAGACATACTGGTAGACTTCTCTGGATTGAAGAAAAAAAGTATTCACCTTATCAGTAAACCATTTGATGTGCCTTCCGGCGGCGGTATGATGGGAATGCAAAACATGATGGGTAGCTCCGGTCCCGAACAAGGCACCGGTTTTGATCTTATGGAATTCAGGATTGATGGAGAATCTAAGCAAGAATCGATGGGCCTTCCCAGTCAGCTGTCTGAATCGACCTTTCCTGAAGCTTCATCTGCTGATCGCACCCGCTCCATTCGGTTGGATATGCAAATGATGAACGGCCATACCATTAATGGGCGTCAGTTTGAGATGGAGCGAGTCGATGAACGTGTAGAGCAAGGAAGTACTGAAATTTGGGAGTTTATCAATAACTCAAACGTACCTCACCCCATGCACGTGCATGCCGTTCAGTTTAAAGTTCTTGATAGAAGTGGAAACAGAGGATTAATGCCTACCGAAACAGGCTGGAAGGACACTGTACTTGTCATGCCCGGCGAGACTGTTAGGGTTATCATGAGTTTCAATGCGCCAAAAGGCCTGTACGTTTTTCACTGCCATAACCTGGAGCACGAAGACAACGGCATGATGGCTAACATGGAGATTATATAA